In one window of Ptiloglossa arizonensis isolate GNS036 chromosome 5, iyPtiAriz1_principal, whole genome shotgun sequence DNA:
- the LOC143147015 gene encoding uncharacterized protein LOC143147015 isoform X1: protein MINERELYKVARWHALRGRIMVQTLGRAFDVLVPTALLTLLFVDQVSSRLCNGGHVCSPPKDCCSFGCCFGVFQLHSASDMFNFLIWTYWYLWAAVLIGLAIAAACGCWLWRRHRSVMVEDCASSDRASTGPWYPPPHYSHCSSFVQALPPPYNEVTAKPDLYPLVIGYDEGSGKGTSGFVMRYFRSLSHASTLDSLSSSFMCNMVNEANTIIPPPYSCNNSVDELSAVECERMENMDVGSVVSLANHRTTSDISSLAAQSPCSPPRATSPTIELRELLDKIQQLPQLPSGHTTVLPCYQNRPQVLCTTNANGSTQRPLSPGDVVGSYKARRTRGKMYMPLGHPGSKNKTKRWLSRSAPTTPSGTIPMSFLPGQSRRPSEADGNNQQVVPLLSEQDETENNAMDHLNSIPPLPEQEEDRQQT, encoded by the exons ATGATAAACGAAAGGGAACTATATAAGGTGGCGCGGTGGCATGCACTCCGTGGTAGAATTATGGTGCAAACTCTAGGCCGCGCGTTCGATGTTCTTGTGCCGACCGCACTCCTGACGCTGCTGTTCGTCGATCAA GTGTCTTCTAGGCTGTGCAATGGGGGGCATGT ctGCTCTCCTCCAAAAGACTGTTGTTCCTTTGGCTGTTGTTTCGGTGTATTCCAATTGCACTCTGCATCAGACATGTTTAATTTCTTGATTTGGACTTATTGGTACTTATG GGCAGCGGTACTTATAGGATTGGCTATAGCAGCAGCATGCGGCTGTTGGCTATGGAGACGCCATCGCTCGGTCATGGTGGAAGATTGTGCTTCTTCGGACAGAGCTTCCACAGGACCGTGGTACCCACCGCCGCATTATAGCCACTGTAGTTCTTTTGTTCAAGCGCTGCCACCTCCCTATAATGAG GTTACAGCCAAGCCAGATCTGTATCCATTGGTGATTGGATACGACGAAGGATCTGGCAAAGGAACATCAGGATTTGTGATGCGCTACTTCAGATCACTGTCGCATGCGAGCACATTGGATTCCTTAAGCTCCAGTTTCATGTGCAATATGGTGAATGAAGCGAATACCATAATTCCACCACCGTACTCCTGCAACAACAGCGTCGACGAGTTATCTGCAGTAGAATGCGAGAGAATGGAAAACATGGATGTTGGCTCCGTTGTTTCGTTGGCTAATCATAGGACAACATCTGACATATCGAGTTTAGCTGCTCAATCTCCGTGTTCACCACCACGGGCTACTAGTCCAACAATAGAG TTGCGTGAACTGTTAGACAAGATTCAACAGCTACCACAGTTACCCAGTGGGCATACCACCGTTTTGCCTTGTTATCAAAATCGGCCTCAAGTTTTATGTACGACAAATGCAAACGGCTCTACACAACGGCCTCTCAGTCCAGGTGATGTTGTTGGATCTTACAAAGCCAGAAGGACACGAGGAAAAATGTACATGCCATTAGGACATCCAGGTTCAAAGAACAAAACGAAACGATGGTTATCGCGTTCGGCACCGACAACGCCATCGGGCACAATACCTATGTCCTTTTTGCCTGGGCAAAGTAGGCGACCTTCTGAAGCGGATGGCAATAATCAGCAAGTGGTTCCGTTGCTTTCGGAACAAGACGAAACTGAAAACAATGCCATGGATCATTTAAATAGCATTCCACCGCTACCCGAACAAGAAGAAGATCGGCAACAAACATGA
- the LOC143147015 gene encoding uncharacterized protein LOC143147015 isoform X2 — MGYESDGGIFVQQVSSRLCNGGHVCSPPKDCCSFGCCFGVFQLHSASDMFNFLIWTYWYLWAAVLIGLAIAAACGCWLWRRHRSVMVEDCASSDRASTGPWYPPPHYSHCSSFVQALPPPYNEVTAKPDLYPLVIGYDEGSGKGTSGFVMRYFRSLSHASTLDSLSSSFMCNMVNEANTIIPPPYSCNNSVDELSAVECERMENMDVGSVVSLANHRTTSDISSLAAQSPCSPPRATSPTIELRELLDKIQQLPQLPSGHTTVLPCYQNRPQVLCTTNANGSTQRPLSPGDVVGSYKARRTRGKMYMPLGHPGSKNKTKRWLSRSAPTTPSGTIPMSFLPGQSRRPSEADGNNQQVVPLLSEQDETENNAMDHLNSIPPLPEQEEDRQQT, encoded by the exons ATGGGATATGAGAGTGACGGTGGAATTTTTGTGCAGCAA GTGTCTTCTAGGCTGTGCAATGGGGGGCATGT ctGCTCTCCTCCAAAAGACTGTTGTTCCTTTGGCTGTTGTTTCGGTGTATTCCAATTGCACTCTGCATCAGACATGTTTAATTTCTTGATTTGGACTTATTGGTACTTATG GGCAGCGGTACTTATAGGATTGGCTATAGCAGCAGCATGCGGCTGTTGGCTATGGAGACGCCATCGCTCGGTCATGGTGGAAGATTGTGCTTCTTCGGACAGAGCTTCCACAGGACCGTGGTACCCACCGCCGCATTATAGCCACTGTAGTTCTTTTGTTCAAGCGCTGCCACCTCCCTATAATGAG GTTACAGCCAAGCCAGATCTGTATCCATTGGTGATTGGATACGACGAAGGATCTGGCAAAGGAACATCAGGATTTGTGATGCGCTACTTCAGATCACTGTCGCATGCGAGCACATTGGATTCCTTAAGCTCCAGTTTCATGTGCAATATGGTGAATGAAGCGAATACCATAATTCCACCACCGTACTCCTGCAACAACAGCGTCGACGAGTTATCTGCAGTAGAATGCGAGAGAATGGAAAACATGGATGTTGGCTCCGTTGTTTCGTTGGCTAATCATAGGACAACATCTGACATATCGAGTTTAGCTGCTCAATCTCCGTGTTCACCACCACGGGCTACTAGTCCAACAATAGAG TTGCGTGAACTGTTAGACAAGATTCAACAGCTACCACAGTTACCCAGTGGGCATACCACCGTTTTGCCTTGTTATCAAAATCGGCCTCAAGTTTTATGTACGACAAATGCAAACGGCTCTACACAACGGCCTCTCAGTCCAGGTGATGTTGTTGGATCTTACAAAGCCAGAAGGACACGAGGAAAAATGTACATGCCATTAGGACATCCAGGTTCAAAGAACAAAACGAAACGATGGTTATCGCGTTCGGCACCGACAACGCCATCGGGCACAATACCTATGTCCTTTTTGCCTGGGCAAAGTAGGCGACCTTCTGAAGCGGATGGCAATAATCAGCAAGTGGTTCCGTTGCTTTCGGAACAAGACGAAACTGAAAACAATGCCATGGATCATTTAAATAGCATTCCACCGCTACCCGAACAAGAAGAAGATCGGCAACAAACATGA
- the LOC143147015 gene encoding uncharacterized protein LOC143147015 isoform X3, which yields MFNFLIWTYWYLWAAVLIGLAIAAACGCWLWRRHRSVMVEDCASSDRASTGPWYPPPHYSHCSSFVQALPPPYNEVTAKPDLYPLVIGYDEGSGKGTSGFVMRYFRSLSHASTLDSLSSSFMCNMVNEANTIIPPPYSCNNSVDELSAVECERMENMDVGSVVSLANHRTTSDISSLAAQSPCSPPRATSPTIELRELLDKIQQLPQLPSGHTTVLPCYQNRPQVLCTTNANGSTQRPLSPGDVVGSYKARRTRGKMYMPLGHPGSKNKTKRWLSRSAPTTPSGTIPMSFLPGQSRRPSEADGNNQQVVPLLSEQDETENNAMDHLNSIPPLPEQEEDRQQT from the exons ATGTTTAATTTCTTGATTTGGACTTATTGGTACTTATG GGCAGCGGTACTTATAGGATTGGCTATAGCAGCAGCATGCGGCTGTTGGCTATGGAGACGCCATCGCTCGGTCATGGTGGAAGATTGTGCTTCTTCGGACAGAGCTTCCACAGGACCGTGGTACCCACCGCCGCATTATAGCCACTGTAGTTCTTTTGTTCAAGCGCTGCCACCTCCCTATAATGAG GTTACAGCCAAGCCAGATCTGTATCCATTGGTGATTGGATACGACGAAGGATCTGGCAAAGGAACATCAGGATTTGTGATGCGCTACTTCAGATCACTGTCGCATGCGAGCACATTGGATTCCTTAAGCTCCAGTTTCATGTGCAATATGGTGAATGAAGCGAATACCATAATTCCACCACCGTACTCCTGCAACAACAGCGTCGACGAGTTATCTGCAGTAGAATGCGAGAGAATGGAAAACATGGATGTTGGCTCCGTTGTTTCGTTGGCTAATCATAGGACAACATCTGACATATCGAGTTTAGCTGCTCAATCTCCGTGTTCACCACCACGGGCTACTAGTCCAACAATAGAG TTGCGTGAACTGTTAGACAAGATTCAACAGCTACCACAGTTACCCAGTGGGCATACCACCGTTTTGCCTTGTTATCAAAATCGGCCTCAAGTTTTATGTACGACAAATGCAAACGGCTCTACACAACGGCCTCTCAGTCCAGGTGATGTTGTTGGATCTTACAAAGCCAGAAGGACACGAGGAAAAATGTACATGCCATTAGGACATCCAGGTTCAAAGAACAAAACGAAACGATGGTTATCGCGTTCGGCACCGACAACGCCATCGGGCACAATACCTATGTCCTTTTTGCCTGGGCAAAGTAGGCGACCTTCTGAAGCGGATGGCAATAATCAGCAAGTGGTTCCGTTGCTTTCGGAACAAGACGAAACTGAAAACAATGCCATGGATCATTTAAATAGCATTCCACCGCTACCCGAACAAGAAGAAGATCGGCAACAAACATGA
- the Lsm7 gene encoding U6 snRNA-associated Sm-like protein LSm7 — MSQQNVHGEPKEKKRKESILDLSKYLEKNIRVKFAGGREAAGILKGYDPLLNLVLDNTTEYLRDPDDPYKLNQDTRMLGLVVCRGTSVVLICPVDGMESIQNPFIQQDG; from the exons ATGTCc CAACAAAATGTTCATGGAGAGCCCaaagagaagaagaggaaggaaagTATTCTCGATTTGTCCAAGTATTTGGAGAAAAACATAAGGGTAAAATTTGCTGGCGGACGAGAAGCTGCAGGGATTTTGAAAGGGTACGATCCTCTTCTTAATTTGGTGTTGGATAATACTACGGAATACCTCAGAG ATCCTGACGACCCGTACAAGTTGAATCAAGATACTCGCATGCTTGGTTTGGTTGTATGTAGGGGCACCTCGGTAGTACTTATTTGTCCAGTAGATGGGATGGAATCTATTCAGAATCCTTTTATACAACAAGATGGTTAA